In Methylobacterium sp. CB376, the genomic window ATGAAGACGCTTGCCATCATTTCCCAGAAAGGCGGCGTCGGAAAAACGACGCTCGCGACCGCCCTCGCTGTCGAGGCGGGCCGTGCCGGCAAAAGCACCGTCGTCTTCGATCTTGATCCTCAGGCAAGCGCGTCGTTCTGGAAGGACACCCGCAAGGACGAACTGGTCGCCATGACCGCCATTCCGGCCGCACGCCTGGGCCATGTGATCAAGGCGGCCGATGCGGCTGGCTGTGATTTCGCCATCGTCGACACCCCGCCGTTCTCGAAGGACATCGCCTATGAGGCCGCTCAGCACGCCGACTTCGTGCTGATCCCTACTCGGCCGGCTGTGCTCGACGTGATGGCGACCAACAAGACGATCGAGCTGTTGCGCCACTACGGCAAACCATCCGCCGTGATCCTCACCTTCTGCCCGCCGATCGGCCGTGAGGTCGACGACTCCGTGGAGGCGGTCAACGCGCTTGGAGCCCGTATCTGCCCGGTGCGGATCGGCAACCGCATCGCATTCAGTCGCGCACAGCAGACCGGCCAGGTTGCCCAGGAGATTGAACCCGAGGGCAAGGCGGCGCAGGAAATCCAGCGCCTATACTCGTATGTGTGTATGCACTTAAACAACTCGGAGAGGAGCACGGCTGATGGCCGGAAACGCGTTTCAAGCCATACTGGATAAGGCGGCACGCGAGCCCGCGCCGGAACCCGAGCGTAAGCCTGCGGCGCGGCGCGCGCCCAAGCCTGCGAACCGATCGGCTGAGCCGGCCCCTGCCCCGGCTCCCGAGGCCAAGAAGTTTCATCGTCCGTCGCGGGACAACCGGCGCTTCGTGGGTGGCCACTTCGAGCCGGCCGTGGGCAAGCAGCTGCGCATGATCGCGGTCGAGGACGACACGACCGTGCAGGCTCTCCTGGAGGAGGCTTTGGACCTCCTGTTCGTGAAGAAGGGCCGGCAGAAAATCGCCGACCTGGCTCCACGCACCGATATTGGTATGTAGCCACAGGGGCATACGTGCATACACCAAAATGACGCGGCGGCAGTACATCGATCGGCAGTTTGACCTCTTCCTGCCCTACATCTCCGATCTGCCGCTGCGCGATCAGCGGGAGACGATGGAGCGGCCGTTCTTCAGCCTGTCGAAGAACAAACGGCTCAAGCCGATCGAGTACACCAGCCCAGACGGCAAGGTGTTCGTTAGCGTCTACCCGAACGAGAAGTTCGGCATGGCGACGATCTGGGATGCAGACGTGCTCATATGGGCTGCATCGACGCTCTCACGGCTCAAGAAGGCCGGGATCAACGACATTCCCCGCACGCTGCATTGCCAGCCCTACGACATTCTCAAGACCATCGGCCGCGCGACCGGCGGCCAGGAGTACAGGCTGTTGCGCGAAGCGCTCGGCCGCCTCCAATCGACGACGATCATCACCAACATCCGCGCCGAGCGTACCAAGACCAAGAAGCGGCAGTTTTCCTGGATCGAGTCCTTCACGGAT contains:
- a CDS encoding ribbon-helix-helix domain-containing protein, whose protein sequence is MAGNAFQAILDKAAREPAPEPERKPAARRAPKPANRSAEPAPAPAPEAKKFHRPSRDNRRFVGGHFEPAVGKQLRMIAVEDDTTVQALLEEALDLLFVKKGRQKIADLAPRTDIGM
- a CDS encoding ParA family protein encodes the protein MKTLAIISQKGGVGKTTLATALAVEAGRAGKSTVVFDLDPQASASFWKDTRKDELVAMTAIPAARLGHVIKAADAAGCDFAIVDTPPFSKDIAYEAAQHADFVLIPTRPAVLDVMATNKTIELLRHYGKPSAVILTFCPPIGREVDDSVEAVNALGARICPVRIGNRIAFSRAQQTGQVAQEIEPEGKAAQEIQRLYSYVCMHLNNSERSTADGRKRVSSHTG